A stretch of the Brachyhypopomus gauderio isolate BG-103 unplaced genomic scaffold, BGAUD_0.2 sc49, whole genome shotgun sequence genome encodes the following:
- the LOC143487696 gene encoding uncharacterized protein LOC143487696 encodes MYITMRETSLHWVFGLSVFFSGAVSSLNVTVAPETSTATVAASSNFTIDIKITNRIYNESLKDQKSQQYQTLRQEVEEMFSSTFGHSPSVHFQGVSEMTFSNGSVIASSITMFGTSQINESVVENTFADNYDKDNSSSLVLNINYTKVAKLTVTPTSTTRETTTHPTSTSESTTRETSTHPTSTSESTTRETTTHPTSTSESTTRETSTHPTSTSGSTNRETSTSGSTTRETSTHPTSTSGSTNRETSTHPTSVFFSGAVSSPNVTVAPKTSTATVAASSNFTIDIKITNRIYNESLKDQKSQQYQTLRQEVEKMFSSTFGHSPSVHYQGVSEMTFSNGSVIASSVTMFGTSRINESVVENTFADNYDKDNSSSLVLNISYTKVAKLTVTPPTSLTNGTTTVSPHKVTSTEAGAVGAGQGVPGWGVAILVLAAIILFLFLILLLLLLLCWCCCWRRRGFMSLSEPTSLGYYNPDIPMYSTQSTYEHNGKPSETHSQKPSKTRTGTYLVNQ; translated from the exons ATGTACATTACGATGAGAGAAACATCACTGCACTGGGTCTTTGGGCTCTCTGTGTTCTTTTCAG GTGCTGTCTCATCTCTCAATGTTACCGTGGCTCCTGAAACCAGCACAGCAACTGTGGCTGCTTCCTCTAACTTCACTATTGACATCAAAATCACCAACCGGATTTACAATGAGTCACTCAAGGATCAGAAATCCCAGCAGTATCAAACACTGCGGCAGGAAGTGGAGGAGATG TTTTCCAGCACTTTTGGACATTCACCCTCGGTTCATTTTCAAGGGGTTTCAGAGATGACGTTCAG TAATGGATCTGTGATCGCATCTTCAATAACAATGTTTGGCACTTCGCAAATTAATGAATCTGTTGTGGAAAACACATTTGCTGATAATTATGATAAAGATAATTCTTCATCGCTGGTTCTAAACATAAACTACACCAAAG TTGCCAAGCTCACTGTGACCCCCACATCCACGACCAGAGAAACCACCACCCATCCAACCTCCACCAGTGAATCCACGACCAGAGAAACCTCCACCCATCCAACCTCCACCAGTGAATCCACGACCAGAGAAACCACCACCCATCCAACCTCCACCAGTGAATCCACGACCAGAGAAACCTCCACCCATCCAACCTCCACTAGTGGATCCACAAACAGAGAAACCTCCACCAGTGGATCCACGACCAGAGAAACCTCCACCCATCCAACCTCCACCAGTGGATCCACAAACAGAGAAACCTCCACCCATCCAACCTCTGTGTTCTTTTCAG GTGCTGTCTCATCTCCCAATGTTACCGTGGCTCCTAAAACCAGCACAGCAACTGTGGCTGCTTCCTCTAACTTCACTATTGACATCAAAATCACCAACCGGATTTACAATGAGTCACTCAAGGATCAGAAATCCCAGCAGTATCAAACACTGCGGCAGGAAGTGGAGAAGATG TTTTCCAGCACTTTTGGACATTCACCCTCGGTTCATTATCAAGGGGTTTCAGAGATGACGTTCAG TAATGGATCTGTGATCGCATCTTCAGTAACAATGTTTGGCACTTCGCGAATTAATGAATCTGTTGTGGAAAACACATTTGCTGATAATTATGATAAAGATAATTCTTCATCGCTGGTTCTAAACATAAGCTACACCAAAG TTGCCAAGCTCACTGTGACCCCCCCCACGTCCCTGACCAATGGTACCACCACAGTGTCTCCACACAAGGTCACTTCAACAGAAGCGGGAGcagtgggggcggggcagggcgtGCCCGGATGGGGCGTGGCCATCCTAGTGTTGGCAGCCATCatactcttcctcttcctcatccttcTTTTACTGCTG CTTCTGTGTTGGTGTTGTTGCTGGAGGAGGCGTGGCTTCATGAGCCTGAGTGAGCCCACCTCCCTGGGCTACTATAACCCAGACATCCCCATGTACTCTACCCAGAGCACGTATGAGCACAATGGCAAGCCCTCG GAAACACACTCTCAGAAACCTTCAAAAACCCGGACTGGGACGTACCTGGTGAACCAGTGA
- the thbs3a gene encoding thrombospondin-3a, translated as MNMKRSVPIWIILTMMQLRCLCEPADKQDVQVMDMLTLQDVKQTVAAVENVSGALKTLSDLYVVSTFRLPPKLGGVLLGFYNKQDNKKYLEVAIMGKINKALVRYVREDGKLHTVNLQSGVVADGRVHSIILRVGGLRRDGLSLELYVNCRLADSAQRLPPLVAMPAEAELVEIRNGYKAYARLQGSVESLKMQLGGTVTQAGALTHCPFQGDSSLLSTVNGEINSILGDHTKALIGQLIIFNQILGELRQDIREQVKEMSLIRNTILECQVCGFHEPRSRCQPNPCFKGVACMETFEFPGYRCGPCPEGMSGNGTHCHDIDECALAHPCYSPGACVNTAKGFSCESCPPGLWGPPLSGVGLQYAKNHRQDCSDIDECAQVANACTANSVCINTFGSFKCGQCKMGYVGNQTAGCFPRSSCATLTFNPCDSNAHCIIGRNGEVSCACNVGWAGNGNTCGKDTDIDGYPDRALPCMDNDKHCRQDNCIHTPNSGQEDADNDGIGDQCDEDADGDGIKNVEDNCRLITNKDQQNTDTDSFGDACDNCPNVPNIDQKDTDNNGVGDACDSDVDGDGIQNVLDNCPKVPNPMQTDRDGDGVGDACDSCPEISNPMQTDIDNDLVGDVCDTNQDSDGDGHQDTRDNCPDIPNSSQLDSDNDGVGDDCDDDDDNDGIPDGNSVGGLGPDNCRLISNPNQKDSDGNGVGDVCENDFDNDAVMDLIDVCPESAEVTLTDFRAYQTVILDPEGETQIDPNWVVLNQGMEIVQTMNSDPGLAVGYTAFNGVDFEGTFHINTVTDDDYAGFIFGYQDSSSFYVVMWKQMEQAYWQTVPFRATAQPALQLKAVKSRTGPGEFLRNALWHSGDTAGEVKMLWKDPRNVGWRDRTSYRWQLSHRPQVGYIRVKLFEGAQQVADSDVVIDTTMRGGRLGVFCFSQENIIWSNLRYRCNDTVPDDFLTQHKQVLMHVQV; from the exons ATGAACATGAAGCGATCAGTGCCAATCTGGATTATACTGACCATGATGCAGTTACGCTGCTTATGTGAACCCGCGGATAAACAAGACGTGCAAG TGATGGACATGCTGACCCTGCAGGATGTGAAGCAGACCGTGGCAGCTGTGGAGAACGTCTCTGGGGCCCTGAAGACTCTCAGCGATCTCTATGTTGTCTCCACGTTCCGCCTGCCCCCCAAGCTGGGCGGCGTTCTGCTGGGGTTCTACAACAAGCAGGACAATAAGAAGTACCTGGAGGTCGCCATCATGGGCAAGATCAACAAAG cgctgGTGCGGTACGTGCGTGAGGATGGGAAGCTGCACACAGTGAATCTACAGAGCGGCGTCGTGGCGGACGGGCGTGTTCACTCCATCATCCTGCGTGTGGGCGGTCTACGCAGGGATGGCCTCAGCCTGGAGCTCTACGTCAACTGCCGCCTGGCTGACTCCGCCCAGCGCCTGCCCCCTCTGGTTGCCATGCCCGCAGAGGCGGAGCTAGTTGAAATTCGGAACGGCTACAAGGCGTACGCCCGGCTTCAG GGATCCGTGGAGTCTCTGAAGATGCAGCTAGGGGGCACTGTGACGCAGGCAGGGGCACTAACGCACTGTCCCTTCCAAGGGGACTCGTC cttgttGTCCACAGTGAATGGGGAAATTAACTCCATTCTGG GAGATCACACCAAAGCTCTGATTGGACAGCTCATTATCTTTAATCAGATCTTGGGCGAGCTTCGCCAGGACATCagagaacag GTAAAGGAGATGTCCCTCATACGGAACACCATACTGGAGTGCcaagtgtgtg GTTTCCACGAGCCCCGCTCCCGCTGCCAGCCCAACCCCTGCTTCAAGGGCGTGGCCTGCATGGAGACCTTCGAGTTCCCAGGGTACCGCTGTGGGCCCTGTCCTGAGGGCATGAGTGGTAACGGAACCCACTGCCATGACATTGATGAA tgtgcTCTGGCCCACCCCTGCTATTCTCCAGGTGCATGTGTAAACACAGCTAAGGGCTTCAGCTGTGAGTCCTGCCCCCCTGGACTCTGGGGGCCCCCTCTCTCTGGCGTTGGCCTTCAGTACGCCAAGAATCACCGACAG GACTGCTCGGACATAGATGAGTGTGCTCAGGTTGCCAACGCATGCACAGCCAACTCTGTCTGCATCAACACCTTC gGCTCCTTTAAGTGTGGACAGTGTAAGATGGGCTACGTGGGGAATCAGACTGCTGGCTGTTTTCCTCGCAGCTCGTGTGCTACACTCACTTTCAACCCCTGTGACTCCAACGCCCACTGCATCATTGGGAGGAACGGCGAGGTGTCCTGCGCG TGTAACGTGGGCTGGGCTGGTAACGGGAACACGTGTGGTAAGGACACGGACATCGACGGCTACCCCGACCGCGCTCTGCCCTGCATGGACAACGACAAGCACTGCAGACAG GACAACTGCATCCACACCCCTAACTCAGGCCAGGAGGACGCGGACAACGATGGTATCGGAGACCAGTGTGACGAGGATGCCGATGGAGATGGAATTAAGAACGTGGAG GATAACTGTCGTCTGATAACCAATAAGGATCAGCAGAACACAGACACGGACTCTTTTGGGGACGCGTGTGACAACTGTCCCAACGTCCCCAACATCGACCAGAAAGACACGGACAACAACGGAGTGGGGGACGCGTGTGACAGCGACGTTGATGGAGACG GTATTCAGAACGTGTTGGATAATTGCCCCAAAGTGCCAAACCCCATGCAGACGGACCGTGATGGGGACGGAGTGGGAGACGCTTGTGACAGCTGCCCTGAGATCAGCAACCCCATGCAG acagacatagacaacgacctAGTGGGAGATGTGTGTGACACCAACCAAGACTC GGACGGTGACGGCCACCAGGACACTCGAGACAACTGTCCCGACATCCCCAACAGCTCTCAGCTGGACTCGGACAACGACGGCGTCGGAGACGACTgcgatgatgatgacgataaCGACGGTATCCCCGACGGCAACAGCGTGGGAGGGCTGGGCCCGGATAACTGTCGCCTCATATCCAACCCCAACCAGAAAGACTCGGACG GTAACGGAGTGGGAGATGTTTGTGAGAACGACTTTGACAACGACGCCGTGATGGATCTGATTGACGTGTGTCCAGAGAGTGCAGAGGTCACACTCACGGATTTCAGAGCTTACCAGACAGTCATACTGGACCCTGAAGGAGAAACCCAGATTGACCCTAACTGGGTGGTGCTTAACCAG GGTATGGAGATAGTTCAGACCATGAACAGTGACCCTGGACTGGCGGTTG GCTACACGGCGTTTAATGGGGTCGACTTTGAGGGCACGTTCCACATCAACACAGTGACTGACGATGACTACGCTGGCTTCATCTTCGGGTACCAGGACTCGTCCAGCTTCTACGTGGTGATGTGGAAGCAAATGGAGCAGGCGTACTGGCAGACGGTGCCCTTCCGTGCCACGGCCCAGCCCGCCCTACAGCTCAAG GCGGTGAAGTCCCGTACGGGCCCCGGCGAGTTCCTGCGTAACGCCCTGTGGCACTCGGGGGACACGGCCGGCGAGGTGAAGATGTTATGGAAGGACCCTCGTAACGTTGGGTGGAGGGACAGAACCTCCTACCGTTGGCAACTCAGCCACCGGCCCCAGGTGGGCTACATCAG
- the mtx1a gene encoding metaxin-1a isoform X1, translating to MAAPSELFCWRGGWALPSVHADSLVVLAYARFTGAPLNIHMLSNPWRSPTGSLPALKTRDEGAFSQPSKIITHLRKQKYNADYDLSAKEGADTLAFISLLEEKLIPAQIYALWIDPKNYVEVTRRWYAENIPFPLNFVLPGRMQHKQLERLRLMRGDGALEAGEEVEKELYRDARECMNLLSQRLGSNRFFFGDSPSSLDAYVFGHLAPLLKIKLPNSKLQQHLKDLDNLDNFCSNILSIYFPSETPEGVEQAASSTQEGSDPHHQPYKRHKQLLSVLVAVAAMLSYALLSGIVAIEHVQEEGPRGGSASIGPAHEEEEE from the exons ATGGCGGCGCCCTCAGAGCTGTTCTGCTGGAGGGGCGGGTGGGCTTTACCGTCGGTCCACGCCGACAGCCTCGTGGTCCTG GCATATGCACGCTTCACTGGGGCTCCACTGAACATCCACATGTTGTCCAACCCATGGAGGAGTCCCACAG GTTCCCTCCCTGCCCTGAAGACCAGAGACGAGGGAGCCTTCTCACAGCCCAGTAAGATCATCACCCACCTCAGGAAGCAG AAATACAACGCGGACTACGACCTGTCGGCTAAAGAGGGCGCAGACACGCTTGCCTTCATATCTTTGCTTGAGGAGAAGCTCATACCTGCTCAG atctACGCCCTGTGGATCGATCCTAAGAACTACGTGGAGGTGACTCGTCGCTGGTACGCGGAGAACATCCCCTTCCCCCTGAACTTCGTCCTGCCCGGCCGCATGCAGCACAAGCAGCTGGAGAGGTTGCGTCTCATGCGGGGAGACGGGGCTCTGGAGGCGGgcgaggaggtggagaaggag CTGTACCGTGATGCTCGGGAGTGCATGAATCTTCTCTCTCAACGCCTCGGATCAAACAGATTTTTCTTTGGCGATTC GCCCTCCTCTCTGGACGCCTACGTGTTTGGCCACCTGGCACCTCTACTGAAGATCAAACTGCCCAACAGCAAACTGCAGCAGCACCTGAAGGATTTGGACAACCTGGACAACTTCTGCTCCAACATCCTGTCCATCTACTTCCCCAGCGAGACTCCAG AGGGGGTGGAGCAGGCAGCGTCCAGCACACAGGAGGGGAGTGACCCCCACCACCAGCCTTACAAGAGACACAAACAGCTGCTCTCCGTCCTGGTGGCGGTGGCCGCCATGTTGAGCTACGCTCTCCTTTCGGGCATTGTTGCTATTGAGCATGTGCAGGAGGAGGGGCCAAGAGGAGGCTCCGCCTCCATCGGCCCCGcccatgaggaagaggaagagtga
- the mtx1a gene encoding metaxin-1a isoform X3, whose amino-acid sequence MLSNPWRSPTGSLPALKTRDEGAFSQPSKIITHLRKQKYNADYDLSAKEGADTLAFISLLEEKLIPAQIYALWIDPKNYVEVTRRWYAENIPFPLNFVLPGRMQHKQLERLRLMRGDGALEAGEEVEKELYRDARECMNLLSQRLGSNRFFFGDSPSSLDAYVFGHLAPLLKIKLPNSKLQQHLKDLDNLDNFCSNILSIYFPSETPEGVEQAASSTQEGSDPHHQPYKRHKQLLSVLVAVAAMLSYALLSGIVAIEHVQEEGPRGGSASIGPAHEEEEE is encoded by the exons ATGTTGTCCAACCCATGGAGGAGTCCCACAG GTTCCCTCCCTGCCCTGAAGACCAGAGACGAGGGAGCCTTCTCACAGCCCAGTAAGATCATCACCCACCTCAGGAAGCAG AAATACAACGCGGACTACGACCTGTCGGCTAAAGAGGGCGCAGACACGCTTGCCTTCATATCTTTGCTTGAGGAGAAGCTCATACCTGCTCAG atctACGCCCTGTGGATCGATCCTAAGAACTACGTGGAGGTGACTCGTCGCTGGTACGCGGAGAACATCCCCTTCCCCCTGAACTTCGTCCTGCCCGGCCGCATGCAGCACAAGCAGCTGGAGAGGTTGCGTCTCATGCGGGGAGACGGGGCTCTGGAGGCGGgcgaggaggtggagaaggag CTGTACCGTGATGCTCGGGAGTGCATGAATCTTCTCTCTCAACGCCTCGGATCAAACAGATTTTTCTTTGGCGATTC GCCCTCCTCTCTGGACGCCTACGTGTTTGGCCACCTGGCACCTCTACTGAAGATCAAACTGCCCAACAGCAAACTGCAGCAGCACCTGAAGGATTTGGACAACCTGGACAACTTCTGCTCCAACATCCTGTCCATCTACTTCCCCAGCGAGACTCCAG AGGGGGTGGAGCAGGCAGCGTCCAGCACACAGGAGGGGAGTGACCCCCACCACCAGCCTTACAAGAGACACAAACAGCTGCTCTCCGTCCTGGTGGCGGTGGCCGCCATGTTGAGCTACGCTCTCCTTTCGGGCATTGTTGCTATTGAGCATGTGCAGGAGGAGGGGCCAAGAGGAGGCTCCGCCTCCATCGGCCCCGcccatgaggaagaggaagagtga
- the mtx1a gene encoding metaxin-1a isoform X2, with protein sequence MAAPSELFCWRGGWALPSVHADSLVVLAYARFTGAPLNIHMLSNPWRSPTGSLPALKTRDEGAFSQPSKIITHLRKQKYNADYDLSAKEGADTLAFISLLEEKLIPAQIYALWIDPKNYVEVTRRWYAENIPFPLNFVLPGRMQHKQLERLRLMRGDGALEAGEEVEKELYRDARECMNLLSQRLGSNRFFFGDSPISLDTSTHRVLLGPYMLTTAHTLKWAVKHALLSGRLRVWPPGTSTEDQTAQQQTAAAPEGFGQPGQLLLQHPVHLLPQRDSRGGGAGSVQHTGGE encoded by the exons ATGGCGGCGCCCTCAGAGCTGTTCTGCTGGAGGGGCGGGTGGGCTTTACCGTCGGTCCACGCCGACAGCCTCGTGGTCCTG GCATATGCACGCTTCACTGGGGCTCCACTGAACATCCACATGTTGTCCAACCCATGGAGGAGTCCCACAG GTTCCCTCCCTGCCCTGAAGACCAGAGACGAGGGAGCCTTCTCACAGCCCAGTAAGATCATCACCCACCTCAGGAAGCAG AAATACAACGCGGACTACGACCTGTCGGCTAAAGAGGGCGCAGACACGCTTGCCTTCATATCTTTGCTTGAGGAGAAGCTCATACCTGCTCAG atctACGCCCTGTGGATCGATCCTAAGAACTACGTGGAGGTGACTCGTCGCTGGTACGCGGAGAACATCCCCTTCCCCCTGAACTTCGTCCTGCCCGGCCGCATGCAGCACAAGCAGCTGGAGAGGTTGCGTCTCATGCGGGGAGACGGGGCTCTGGAGGCGGgcgaggaggtggagaaggag CTGTACCGTGATGCTCGGGAGTGCATGAATCTTCTCTCTCAACGCCTCGGATCAAACAGATTTTTCTTTGGCGATTC ACCCATCAGCCtggacacatccacacaccgTGTGTTGCTAGGACCTTATATGCTAACAACAGCGCACACATTAAAATGGGCAGTGaagcat GCCCTCCTCTCTGGACGCCTACGTGTTTGGCCACCTGGCACCTCTACTGAAGATCAAACTGCCCAACAGCAAACTGCAGCAGCACCTGAAGGATTTGGACAACCTGGACAACTTCTGCTCCAACATCCTGTCCATCTACTTCCCCAGCGAGACTCCAG AGGGGGTGGAGCAGGCAGCGTCCAGCACACAGGAGGGGAGTGA